In a genomic window of Anoxybacter fermentans:
- a CDS encoding Na/Pi cotransporter family protein, producing the protein MSSVVSTALQLLGGLGIFIFGMKMMGEGLTKTAGKKLKNLLEVLTTNRLAGVLVGTGVTAIIQSSSATTVMVVGFVNAGLMNLKQAIGVIMGANIGTTITAQLIAFKIDKYSLSIIAIGAALYLFGKSKRMKYIGQIFLGFGFLFLGMNIMKDIMKPLRGSQYFRDMMMEFSHNPILGVLMGTFMTILIQSSSASIGILLSLTSVGAIPYSAAVPILLGDNIGTTITAILSSIGTNRTAKRAAWAHAMFNILGATTFLIFMYTIPNLTDYITLFFKNYFGTTDINRLVANTHTGFNVLNTIIWLPFAGVLAKIVTWLIPGEEKVVTKGPIYLDERFLDTPALALGQAGKELERMAQQAILNVETAQRLFMENNLGLFREVEEREENIDQLEEAMILFMSKLSQRSLTEDQAREVNNFFHIINDVERIGDHAENIAELGQIKVEEKMPFSEKAIEDLNYMFARVIETARLAIKAFSDNDLELAKKVLKFEDEVDELETTYRKNHIQRLNEGLCFPGSGVVYLDILSNLERIGDHSANIAKIIIEGIKK; encoded by the coding sequence GTGTCATCTGTAGTTTCTACTGCGTTACAACTACTTGGCGGGCTAGGTATTTTTATTTTTGGAATGAAGATGATGGGGGAAGGCCTTACTAAGACTGCTGGTAAGAAGCTTAAAAATCTTTTGGAGGTTTTAACTACCAATCGTTTAGCTGGAGTTTTAGTAGGAACAGGTGTAACTGCCATCATTCAAAGTAGTAGTGCTACAACTGTAATGGTGGTTGGATTTGTAAATGCGGGTCTTATGAACTTAAAGCAGGCTATTGGTGTTATTATGGGTGCCAATATAGGTACCACTATAACAGCTCAGCTGATCGCTTTTAAGATTGATAAATATTCCCTTAGTATTATTGCAATTGGTGCTGCACTTTACCTCTTTGGAAAAAGCAAACGGATGAAATATATTGGACAGATTTTTCTGGGGTTTGGTTTTCTATTTTTAGGAATGAATATCATGAAAGATATAATGAAACCTCTTCGGGGTTCTCAGTACTTTAGGGATATGATGATGGAATTTAGTCATAATCCTATTTTAGGTGTTTTAATGGGTACTTTTATGACAATTCTCATTCAAAGTAGTAGTGCTTCTATTGGTATCCTGTTAAGTTTGACCAGTGTTGGAGCTATCCCCTATTCTGCGGCAGTACCAATTTTATTAGGTGATAATATCGGTACTACGATTACTGCTATTCTTTCTAGTATCGGTACCAATCGGACAGCTAAGCGAGCAGCATGGGCACATGCAATGTTTAATATTCTTGGTGCTACTACCTTTTTAATTTTCATGTATACTATTCCGAATCTTACAGATTATATAACTTTATTCTTTAAGAATTACTTTGGAACAACAGATATAAATCGATTGGTTGCCAATACCCATACAGGATTTAATGTATTAAATACTATTATCTGGCTTCCGTTTGCTGGTGTTTTGGCTAAAATTGTTACTTGGTTGATTCCCGGTGAAGAGAAAGTTGTCACTAAAGGTCCAATTTATCTGGATGAACGTTTTCTGGATACACCAGCTCTGGCTTTAGGACAAGCTGGAAAAGAACTGGAGCGGATGGCCCAGCAGGCAATTCTTAACGTAGAAACTGCTCAGAGACTTTTTATGGAAAATAATCTGGGACTTTTTAGAGAAGTAGAAGAACGGGAAGAAAATATTGATCAGCTAGAAGAAGCTATGATACTTTTTATGAGTAAACTTTCCCAGCGGTCTTTGACGGAAGATCAGGCCAGAGAAGTAAATAACTTCTTCCATATTATCAATGATGTTGAACGGATTGGTGACCATGCTGAAAACATTGCTGAACTAGGCCAGATTAAAGTCGAAGAAAAGATGCCTTTCAGTGAAAAGGCTATTGAGGATTTGAATTATATGTTTGCACGAGTGATTGAAACTGCCCGCCTGGCTATTAAAGCATTCTCTGACAACGATCTTGAACTGGCGAAAAAAGTTCTTAAGTTTGAAGATGAAGTTGATGAATTGGAGACAACCTATAGGAAAAATCATATTCAACGGCTTAATGAAGGTCTTTGTTTCCCAGGTTCTGGAGTAGTTTATCTGGATATTTTGAGTAATTTAGAGCGGATTGGTGACCATTCCGCTAATATTGCCAAAATTATCATTGAAGGAATCAAAAAATAG